Part of the Brassica oleracea var. oleracea cultivar TO1000 chromosome C8, BOL, whole genome shotgun sequence genome is shown below.
TTTTATGGCAAGGGACTTTGGAGCTTATACTCTTTCGCGTGGGGTCATTGAGCTGACGATTGTCAACCTAGTTTCTTCATTGACTGCTCGGGTGGAGATCCGTTTTCTTGTGGCTTCTTTAGGATGAAGCTTGCTCTTAAGTGACGGTTGCTGGCGGGTCCTCAGGTGTTGGTCCTCAAGCCTTGCTCTCATCCCAAATAAATTTGACATCCAACGCTTTTTCATTTATTCTAGCATCCGGCTCCAGCTAGCTTCCCTTCTTGACGATTATGTGTGAACACTAGAAGTTTTTAAGACTCTTTCTCCTTTTTTTTTTAAGTTTATGTAATCGATTTCAGCTTCTTTGTTGGTTCTGGGGGCTTTGTTTAGTCCCGCCGGCTTATGGCTCTGGAAGGAATGTATTCCTTGTCGGCTCTGGTTTGTAAGAACTGTTGTTTATGTGTTTAATATAATCTACAGATGACAAAAAAAAAAAAACAAAGGCATGAATGATTTCATCACTACCCAAAGTATTTATATCTCCAACACATATAAACATTTAGACTATTACTTTGAGACACCACAATTCCATAAACCCTTTTTAATACTCTCTCCCCTCACTTTCTCTCTCTAACTCTTTCTTTATTGACATAAGACCCCCCAAGAAGACAACGAGAGTGTTCTTGATCCTTTATTTGAGTTTGAAATGAAGAAATTTATCTTCAAATAAGCTTTGGAAATGGTGAGAGCTTGAGAAGATTATAAAATTCATTTGTTTTTGTCTTCTTTCGTGCACTCTCTCAATTCTTTTATATCAAGAAAACGTTTGTGGGGTTTTTGATGGGAAGAGAGTTCGTGTTGAGGAAACCCAGAAACGGCATTAAATGCCGTCGTTTCGACCGATGCAATACAATGAGACAAACAGAAACAGAGTTGTTCTCAGAAGAAACAAGAGAAAGAAGACGAGGAAGAAGGAGAAGAATAAACGGAAGCTTCTTCTTAGATATGATCATTTTCTTTCGTCCTTGTTTCTCCAACTTTCTCTTCCTCTCTCTTTTTATCTTGTCTTCTTCTTCTTCTTCCTCTGTCTTGTCGACGGAAACAGAGAATCTCTCACCGAGAAACCAAACTCTCCGGCCACTAGAGGAGCTTAACAAGCTCAAAGCCATTAATCAGCATCTCAGGAAGATCAATAAACCTTCCGTCAAGACAATTCATGTAAGTGAGATAATCTTCTTCTTTCCTCTGCTTTATAAGTTTAAAACACTCTCTCTTTACTCTGGTTTTTTGCTCTGCTTTAGAAGTTAAAAACACTCTCTTTACTCTGTTTTATTGCTCTGCTTTAGAAGTTAAAAATACACTCTTTACTCTGTTTTTTTTGCTCTGCTTTAGAAGTTAAAAACACTCTCTTTACTCTGTTTCAAGAACCCACACTGTTTCTGCTTCTCCGTTCCTGTTTTTCTAGACAATCTTCTTCTTCTTGATTCATGGTCCCTTTATTGCTGCAGAGCTCTGATGGTGACATCATAGACTGTGTTTTATCACATCAGCAACCAGCATTTGATCATCCCAGATTAAGAGGACAGAAGCCACTGGTACAATTTACACATGTTAAATCTTTAATCACACAGTTATTAGACCCGTTAGTGATATACTAATTAATATGTGAGATCAATTATTGAAGGATCCCCCTGAGAGGCCAAGTGGGCATAATACCAGAGGATTGAGACCAAAGAGCTTCCAGTTATGGAGAATGGAAGGAGAAACATGTCCTGAAGGAACAGTCCCTATCAGAAGAACAAAACAAGAAGACATTCTCAGAGCAAACTCTGTTTCTGCCTTTGGCAAGAAACTCAGACATTTCAGAAGAGACACCAGCAGCAATGGCCATGAAGTAAGATTTTCTCTTCTTTTTTTTCTCTTTGGTTTTTGGTCTTTTTTTAATTTTTAAACATTACATCACTAACAAAAAGAAAATTAAAGAACTTTCTTTAGTCACTGTGGATTTAGTTTGAAAATACAAATGACACAAGCATAAGCATATATATCTTTATATTTTTTTCTTTAGTAAATTAAACTTAGATAGATCTTTGGTCCATCAGCTATAATTGTTAGCAAAGTTTTTTTTTTTTGACTAAGTTTAAAGAGAAGATAAATTTAAAATTCAAAATCTTACTAAGATTTTGAAATCGATGGAATTTAAATGTTTACTATCTTTAGATGAGGAGACGAAGTGGTCAAAGAAATTGGCAAGTGTTTTCAATTTCATTTTTTTTGTTTATTCTTCAAAAATTCATCTTTTGAGAATTGTAGAAAAGGAAAAGATAGACAAGCTTGTCGGTAGAAAACAACCAAAAAAGAGAGTATTGTGTTACACTACCAAGGTGTTCAAACAAAAAGTGTTACACTACCAAATAAAACTCCTTTTGATTAATGATTTATCTTCTTCTACATTCTGTCAGCAAAATAATTTATCATTAAATATAGGGTCCCTTAGATATAAAATAAATCCTTAGTTTCTAGATTTGGAAACACACAAACTCTCACGAAATTAAAGCTCTGCCACGTTTCTACTATATCCATTTTATTTTCATGACATAAGCTGCATAACCAGGAAAAATAATAGTCTTATCTACTTAATACGCAGAACAAGTATTAGCATTGAAAAAAAGATTAGCAACACCATGTAATAATTGTTGATTAGTGGTAATTAATTACTTGGTTTGGTTATAGCACGCGGTAGGATACGTGAGTGGAGAGAAATACTTTGGAGCAAAAGCAAGCATAAATGTATGGGCTCCACAGGTCCAGAACCAATACGAGTTTAGCTTATCTCAGATTTGGATTATCTCTGGTTCTTTCGGTAATGATCTCAACACCATTGAAGCTGGCTGGCAGGTGATTTTTCTTGTTTTTATATGTTTTCTTGCTGCTTTAACTTTCACTAATATAGTAGACCAATAGGTTAAAATTTAAAATTTACCAATTGTCATATACTTTTTTATACAAAAGTTATGCATTAGGTGGTATAAATTACTAATTATGCAAAATTTATCTGCCATTAGGTGAGTCCGGAGCTCTATGGAGATAATTACCCAAGATTCTTTACTTACTGGACTGTAAGTAATACAACGCTAAGCAAGTGTGCCTTTGTATTGTATAAGTTTAAGTCTATAACTAATAAGCTCTTATGTTTTTGGAGATAGAACGATGCATATCAAGCAACAGGCTGCTACAACCTATTGTGTTCCGGTTTTGTCCAAACCAATAGTCAAATTGCTATTGGAGCTGCAATCTCTCCCTCATCTTCATTCAAGGGTGGACAGTTCGATATTACTCTTCTAATTTGGAAGGTACAATTCGAATATATAATAAAGTTTACATGTGAATATATTCTCTTATAACCACACTACTGCTTTTACTACAATATTCATTCAACCTTTGAAAATTTAGGGTGCAGAAAAAATCAATCTATTGCTTGCCTTTAATAAGAAGATGCTCTTTCCTTTCTCTTTTTATTATTTTCTTTAGAAAAAGGGAAGTATACTTGAGTATCATACCACTTATTACAGACACTCTTTACTTTTGTTCCAAGTTATTCCTTTTCAGTTCTTTGATACATTTGTCCCCAAATAGTTCAACATACCAACTCTCAAAGCAATGCTATGAGCGTGGCTCATGAGTTACAAAAACTATAGTACTATTTTTTTCCTAGCCTCACATGGATCATAATTAAAGGTATACATTTTTCATATTAGATTTTTTAGAGGACTACACGCAGATTAAACATTTTATTCTTCAATTTGGGGTGCATTAAAATTCATATAAAGTGATAATATTTGATAAAAAATTGACTATAAATATTATTTAATATTCAGAGTTAATAATTAAATACTATATTATTCAGCAATAGCTAATGCATCCTGATTTAAGCATTTAGATATGTCTTTTCAGGTTTTCATGCAAAATAGATAAAGTGAATTTGAAAACAGAGGATCTATACGTGTTTAATTGTTAAAACTAAAATTAATGTTCAGGATCCGAAGCATGGGAACTGGTGGCTGGAGTTCGGGTCGGGTATTCTAGTTGGGTATTGGCCATCTTTCTTGTTTACACACCTGAGGGAGCATGCGAGCATGGTCCAATACGGTGGTGAAGTTGTAAATTCAAGCCCATTTGGGGCCCACACTTCTACACAGATGGGGAGTGGACATTTTGCCGATGAAGGGTTCACAAAGGCTTCTTATTTCAGAAACATCCAAGTAGTTGATTGGGATAACAATTTGGTCCCTTCTCCAAACCTTCGAGTACTCGCAGACCATCCAAATTGTTATGATATTCAAGGTGGATCTAATAAGGCTTGGGGTAATTATTTTTATTATGGAGGACCTGGCAAAAATCCTAAATGTCCTTAAGAATATAAATGTAATTAGATTTTTAGGGATTTAAATTTATTGAGAAAAAAAGAAAAATTCATGGTGTTTTAGGTGATATCTATATGGTTATAAGTAAAGGTTGTTTTCATCATCTATAATTGTGATTAATGTTCATTGTTGTGTTCCAAGGCATAGTGGAGCTTTTAAAGTCACACTTGCATACTAAAAATAAGATTTTTTTTTGTGTACACTAATTGTACCAATTGCATACCAATAGAAACCGAAAATTCTTTAATCAATAGAAACCGAAAATTCTTTAATCAATTTTCTGCGGCTGGTTAACCGAAGGATCTGGTTTAGGTTCCCATTCTCCCATCTTAGTCAAAACATCTGCAGATTCCTTGAGCTTACCATTCCTAATCAGCTCACCAAAGACCCACATACCGTAGGAGATGGATTACATCCCTCCGCAAGGTCCATCGAATAACAGGTCCTAATCCAGTGAGTCGGATTTGTCCGGTCGGCTCGGCGGCTAAACACGAGAACTCGACCTTAGAGTACTTTTAGCCGGTCGACCAAGCCGACCAAAAGTACCCGACTTTAAGGGAATTCCGCCCGGGCCCGTGTACGCGGCCTTTCGCATCAAGGCCCAAAGAGGCACGAAATTGGGGCATCAAGGGCAGGAGACCTGTAAAAAGGAGAGAAGGAGCAACAAGAGAAAAATTTTTGGGACGATTGGACAGACCAAGCGGCTAGATCTAGGGTTTTAGGCGATCTCTTTGATCTTGTTGCTCTTTCACTTTAATGTCACTCTTGTAACCCTTCAGTTCAAATCTAATAAAACGTCTTTAGTCATCCCATTTCCGACTTCTTTCATTTTAGTCGACTGAATACCGTTCAAACAATTGGCGCCCACCGTGGGGCTGACTAAAGTAACGTTCTAGATCTACATGGTTCAAGATGACGCCATCTTCGGCGCTCCGGGCGGAGAACCGACCCCTACGCCCAAAGCCGCGCCACCCATCGCCGCAGATTTTATGAGCTCTATCATGGCTCGACTTGCTCGTTAAGACGAAGTCCAAAAGACGACCAACGACCAATTAGCTGCTTTGGTCGCGGCACTCACAGCTCCCGATGGCCAAAAAAGCCGTCCCCAGCAGATACGCCGTCGCCTCTTTAACACCAACCCAACGGCGACCGGAGGCGACCACGTCTCAGACGACTCAGAGCCTAATGAAACCCTTCTCGCCGATCACCCCCCAGTAGGTTCTGATCTCGCAACCATACGCGAGCTCGCCGAGCTCAAACTCAGCTTCCAACAAATGAACGAGAAGATCCATCAGGTAACCAGCGCGGCCCCGCAAATCGAGAGCGTACTCGCCGCAACATCACGCACCCCTTTTACTAGCGCTCTGACTAGTGTGCAACTCGGAAAGATAGAGAAGCTGCGCCTACCCGAGTACAAACCCGGCGGAGACCCGGTGGAACACATGACAGATTTTTAGTTTTTCACTTTAGTCCACCTAACTTTCAATTTCTTATGTTTTCAACCTGGCAGATTCCTTTTTGTTTTATCCTCAAACTTCTAATTTATCAGATTTCAATCCATACTGTTTCTATTATTCACTTAAACCCAACATTTTTGTAATATCCCTATTAGATTATACAATTGAGTTGGTTAAGGCTTCATTTTACCTAACCGACTGGTTTAGCTTCCATTTACTAAACCGCTTAAGTATATATACTGTACATGACACATTTGTAAAGTTTAACTTTGAGTAATACAGTTTTACATTTCAGTAACAAACTTTCTCAGCTCAAAGCTCTAATCAGCCCAAACAGTTGCACTTGAGAAGATAAGAGAAACGAGCTAATGGCTTCTTTACATTTAAACGATGAAGGTTTATGTTCTCGGCTTCAGTTCCATTCATCTTCCTCTTCGTCCAACAGTTAGAAGAACCAGCTTTTACTTTGGACATGTTACAATCCCAGTATCTTGCTTCCTCTGACCGTTATATCTTGCTTTTACTTTGGACATGTTACAATCCCAGTATTATCTTTAAGAGCATAGAGCTTGTCTTTCTTAAGCATCGCTCCATTGACATGTGACACTGTATCTGATCGGTGTTCATAATTACTAGAGATAATAGTAACTTGACATTAAGTGATGTTCTACAGCGAATGATGGCACTTTGTGTGTCTTCTCACTACAAGAATTCTCCTAATGATCTTCCGTTGCTGGCGGATGCTCCAGCTCATCATTTGTTAGAGCTAACATTTCCTATAATTAATAGCTAGATATAATCACCAGATTTAGATCATCTCCTTAATATTCTATTTGGTACAGGTCCTGTTGATGAGTCCAAAAACCAGCTTCCTGATATACTATGTGTTGTTCAGGTATAGACTCATACTTTCTGTTTTGTTGTCTGTTTGCATCATTTTATATTGACGTTCTTTTGTGATTAAACAACATTGTGCCTGGTTCTGGATGTACTTTTTTCAGGTTTGCCCTTCAAGGACAGATATCTGAGAAGTTAGCCATCAGAAGTTTAAGAGATGGTCATTCGCCACATGGAGATCAAATACCATGGAAGTTCTGTGAAGACCTTGTCTTTCCAACTCTCCATGTATAGTACGCATAGAGCAGTCCATGCCAACGCCGTGAAGGTAACCTTTTTAAGCTTCTCATTTTTCTATCTGTTAGGTTCCATCAAAGAAGTGACAATCTTCTTATTGCATTCTATGTAGATGGGATATGGTTCTGATGCGGTTGAGCTTGTATAGTAGCTTAGCATTAACACGATTTTCTATATTTGGTTGGATCAGAGTGCTGTGACTGGTGAGCACACATGTATGCTTCTGAAGCCATTAAACAAGGATGAGTTCGAAGTTAGTGAGTCAAATGAATTAGGCTTCTTTGGTCCCTTCTATACAGGTAAGAACCAAACTTTTATGTATCTTCCAAGTATATTGCCGTCCTTGGTTTTAATGTTTTGGCCACTTCTTCTTTCTTGTTCACATTTCAGGATAAGGTTCTCTAAGCTGTTGAGGTGATAAATTCAAGAAGATGGATTACAAACTTGCAATGAAGTCAGTACTAACACCCTTTTTTCGA
Proteins encoded:
- the LOC106307767 gene encoding uncharacterized protein LOC106307767, with product MGREFVLRKPRNGIKCRRFDRCNTMRQTETELFSEETRERRRGRRRRINGSFFLDMIIFFRPCFSNFLFLSLFILSSSSSSSVLSTETENLSPRNQTLRPLEELNKLKAINQHLRKINKPSVKTIHSSDGDIIDCVLSHQQPAFDHPRLRGQKPLDPPERPSGHNTRGLRPKSFQLWRMEGETCPEGTVPIRRTKQEDILRANSVSAFGKKLRHFRRDTSSNGHEHAVGYVSGEKYFGAKASINVWAPQVQNQYEFSLSQIWIISGSFGNDLNTIEAGWQVSPELYGDNYPRFFTYWTNDAYQATGCYNLLCSGFVQTNSQIAIGAAISPSSSFKGGQFDITLLIWKDPKHGNWWLEFGSGILVGYWPSFLFTHLREHASMVQYGGEVVNSSPFGAHTSTQMGSGHFADEGFTKASYFRNIQVVDWDNNLVPSPNLRVLADHPNCYDIQGGSNKAWGNYFYYGGPGKNPKCP